The nucleotide sequence AAATCAGGGATCTTAACAGGTGTATTACTAGCCGTTGCCCGTATTGCAGGTGAAACAGCTCCATTACTGTTTACCGCATTGTCGAACCAATTTATGTCTTGGGATATGAACGCACCAATGGCGAACTTACCTGTTGTGATTTACCAATATGCGGCAAGTCCGTTTACAGATTGGAATAATCTTGCTTGGGCAGGTGCGATTTTAATTACGCTATTCGTGTTATGTATCAATGTTTTAACCCGTGTTTTCTTACAACCAAAACAGAAATAATAAGGTGTTTAGAAATGAACGTAGAACCAAAAATTTCAGTACAAAATCTTAATTTTTATTATGGCGATTTCCACGCTTTAAAGAATATCAACTTAAATATTGCAAAAAATAAAGTAACTGCATTTATCGGACCTTCCGGCTGTGGTAAATCCACGTTATTGAGAACATTCAATCGTATGTTTGAGCTTTACCCGAACCAAAGAGCAGAAGGGGAGATCAATTTAGACAGTGAAAATCTATTAACTACCGATACGGATATTTCCATTATTCGTGCAAAAGTGGGTATGGTATTCCAAAAACCGACACCGTTTCCAATGTCAATTTATGACAACATCGCCTTTGGTATCCGCTTATTTGAGAAGCTATCTAAACAAGAGATGAATGAGCGTGTAGAGTGGGCTTTAACCAAAGCGGCATTATGGAATGAAGTAAAAAATAAATTACACCAAAGTGGCGATAGTTTATCAGGCGGACAACAGCAACGTTTATGTATTGCCAGAGCCATTGCCATCAAACCTGATGTCTTATTGTTAGACGAGCCTTGCTCGGCATTAGACCCAATTTCTACAATGAAAATTGAAGCCTTGATTACCGAACTCAAGCAAGATTATACTGTGGCTATGGTAACGCATAATATGCAACAAGCCGCACGTT is from Mannheimia varigena and encodes:
- the pstB gene encoding phosphate ABC transporter ATP-binding protein PstB, producing the protein MNVEPKISVQNLNFYYGDFHALKNINLNIAKNKVTAFIGPSGCGKSTLLRTFNRMFELYPNQRAEGEINLDSENLLTTDTDISIIRAKVGMVFQKPTPFPMSIYDNIAFGIRLFEKLSKQEMNERVEWALTKAALWNEVKNKLHQSGDSLSGGQQQRLCIARAIAIKPDVLLLDEPCSALDPISTMKIEALITELKQDYTVAMVTHNMQQAARCSDYTAFMYLGELVEFGETAQIFSQPKIPRTADYIQGKMG